A stretch of the Pedobacter sp. MC2016-14 genome encodes the following:
- a CDS encoding RagB/SusD family nutrient uptake outer membrane protein has product MRKKYFKYLFFVIVFQQTSCKNFLGVDPPKSSLVQSTVFDNNDQATSAVIGIYATMSASGYASGGSGSISNQAGMSSDDLVGYSALNIPFYQNALTPDLSSLQALYSGLYKTIYAANAVLEGLSGSNGVTPPVKVQLQGEVMFIRAFAYFYLVNLYGAVPLQLTTDYRITQMEPRTPSKQVYEQIIADLMNAENLLTESYPTVGRVRPNKSAVWAMLSRTYLYLKDWVNAEKYASLVISKTTYSLVDINSVFLANSQEAIWQLMPAANSNTQDGLNFILTAAPTSVSLNSNFVNNAFEANDRRRSSWINSLTIGTQTYFYPFKYKVRSSTAVTEYSMVLRLAEQYLIRAEARINQAGKIEEGISDLNIIRTRARPSSTASMPNPLPALDPNLDKPLALLAVEQERRVELFTEWGHRWLDLSRTGRANEILSTVKSNWQQTDLLYPIPFDERSRNPAITQNPGYLDNL; this is encoded by the coding sequence ATGAGAAAGAAATATTTTAAATATCTATTTTTTGTTATTGTATTTCAGCAAACTTCCTGCAAAAACTTTTTGGGAGTAGACCCACCCAAAAGCAGTTTAGTTCAATCTACTGTTTTCGATAATAATGATCAAGCCACATCTGCTGTGATTGGAATATATGCAACGATGTCGGCTTCTGGGTATGCTTCTGGTGGCTCTGGAAGTATTAGTAATCAAGCAGGGATGTCTTCAGATGATCTGGTTGGTTATTCAGCTTTAAATATACCTTTTTACCAAAATGCACTAACGCCAGACCTTTCAAGTCTTCAGGCTTTATATTCAGGTTTATACAAAACGATTTATGCGGCAAACGCAGTTTTAGAAGGGCTTTCTGGTTCAAATGGTGTGACGCCGCCTGTTAAAGTCCAGCTACAGGGTGAAGTTATGTTTATCCGTGCTTTCGCTTACTTCTACCTAGTAAATTTATACGGTGCAGTGCCTTTACAACTTACAACAGATTATAGGATTACGCAAATGGAACCAAGAACACCGTCTAAGCAAGTTTACGAGCAAATTATAGCTGACCTTATGAACGCGGAAAATTTGCTTACTGAATCTTACCCCACGGTTGGCAGGGTTAGGCCAAATAAGTCAGCTGTTTGGGCAATGTTGTCAAGAACATATTTATATCTTAAGGACTGGGTGAATGCTGAAAAATATGCTTCTCTGGTCATTTCAAAGACAACCTATAGTTTGGTTGACATAAATTCAGTGTTTTTAGCCAATAGTCAAGAGGCAATATGGCAACTTATGCCAGCAGCAAATAGTAATACACAAGATGGCCTTAATTTTATTCTAACAGCTGCACCAACTTCTGTATCTCTAAATAGCAATTTTGTAAACAATGCTTTCGAAGCTAACGATAGAAGGAGATCCAGTTGGATAAACAGTCTTACAATTGGAACTCAAACTTATTTTTATCCTTTCAAGTACAAGGTTCGTTCATCCACAGCAGTCACAGAATATTCAATGGTACTTCGACTAGCAGAACAATATCTTATAAGGGCTGAAGCAAGAATAAATCAAGCTGGAAAGATTGAGGAAGGGATATCCGATCTCAATATCATACGCACAAGAGCGAGACCGAGCTCTACTGCAAGTATGCCAAATCCTCTTCCTGCGTTGGACCCTAATCTTGACAAACCATTAGCATTATTAGCCGTTGAACAGGAAAGGCGTGTCGAACTCTTTACAGAGTGGGGGCATCGTTGGCTTGATTTATCAAGAACGGGGAGGGCAAACGAAATTTTGTCTACCGTTAAATCTAATTGGCAGCAAACGGATCTGCTATATCCGATTCCGTTTGACGAGAGGAGTAGAAATCCTGCAATTACACAAAATCCAGGTTATTTAGATAATTTATGA
- a CDS encoding peroxiredoxin: MAETLKKQLRFTGQIVNVDLKDRYKSLGVDYESDDGFVQTGHHSLSIAIDSNGHFSFNLPDLNKPYKIHLYIYNAYALEVRGLWSYDGYAESGDDIKMRIVLKAETLDSVYFSGQGCNKYNLTHKLHRQFSKYYYPSLSMIGLEYPVDNWKELDVKLNQVSNLIRRFKAKKLNLINTARVNAEMKRIINYEFAAYNEEWVWRLTWLFQQMPAYRYQISQVYLKYKGEFFDNPTTLSLFCPKYIINLSSREILDLMIFRNSDKIEIKTYYDRIKSHYSGTLRDRLFGTFIFSKVPYIYFLDFDNHTKDSLYNDAASLIKVPYVKRAVLQKIEDLAKVNGNTRIFDAEFVGLDGKMFKLNSLKGTIYLIDAWFLGCSGCANFHNDFEKKVYPKFKDKANFIVLSINFDGNKEKWLKGIESKLYTSLDYVNVYTGGFKDKNGYGLNHPFMKYFNVKGGPYLMLVDGNGVIRYQSYNTTAEAITLKINEVLSD, translated from the coding sequence ATGGCGGAAACGTTAAAAAAACAATTGAGATTTACGGGACAAATAGTGAATGTGGATCTAAAAGATAGATATAAGTCATTAGGAGTTGATTATGAGTCCGATGATGGCTTTGTCCAAACAGGTCACCATTCATTATCTATAGCTATTGATAGCAATGGCCACTTTAGCTTTAACTTGCCAGATCTAAATAAACCATATAAGATACATTTATATATTTATAATGCATATGCTCTTGAAGTAAGAGGATTATGGAGTTACGATGGGTATGCCGAGTCTGGCGATGATATTAAAATGCGGATTGTTTTAAAAGCAGAGACTCTAGATTCAGTTTATTTCTCCGGCCAAGGTTGCAACAAGTATAATCTTACACACAAACTACATAGGCAATTTTCCAAATATTATTATCCAAGTTTAAGTATGATTGGTTTAGAGTATCCGGTTGATAATTGGAAGGAATTGGATGTTAAGTTGAACCAAGTTAGTAACTTAATAAGAAGGTTCAAAGCTAAGAAGCTTAATCTAATTAATACTGCACGAGTTAATGCTGAAATGAAAAGAATTATCAATTATGAATTCGCTGCATACAATGAAGAATGGGTCTGGCGATTAACGTGGCTTTTTCAACAGATGCCGGCTTATCGCTATCAAATTAGTCAAGTGTATTTAAAGTATAAAGGAGAATTTTTTGATAATCCAACCACTTTAAGTTTGTTTTGTCCTAAATATATCATTAACCTATCATCAAGGGAAATATTGGATTTGATGATTTTTCGTAACAGCGATAAAATCGAAATCAAGACATATTATGATAGGATAAAAAGTCATTATTCAGGGACGTTGAGAGATCGCCTCTTCGGTACTTTTATATTTAGCAAGGTTCCTTATATCTATTTTTTAGATTTTGATAATCATACGAAAGACTCTTTATATAACGATGCTGCATCGCTAATCAAAGTGCCTTATGTAAAAAGAGCCGTTTTGCAAAAAATTGAAGACCTCGCTAAAGTTAACGGTAATACTCGCATCTTTGATGCGGAATTTGTCGGCTTAGATGGCAAAATGTTCAAGCTTAACTCACTAAAAGGAACGATTTATTTGATAGATGCATGGTTTTTAGGATGTAGCGGTTGTGCTAATTTCCACAATGATTTTGAAAAGAAAGTTTATCCAAAATTTAAAGACAAGGCCAACTTCATTGTTCTAAGCATAAATTTTGACGGGAATAAAGAAAAATGGCTAAAAGGCATTGAAAGCAAACTCTATACCTCGCTTGATTATGTCAATGTGTATACAGGAGGTTTTAAAGATAAAAATGGCTATGGATTGAATCATCCATTTATGAAATATTTCAATGTGAAAGGGGGGCCATATCTCATGCTTGTTGATGGAAATGGGGTTATTAGGTACCAGTCTTATAATACCACGGCGGAAGCAATAACTTTGAAAATAAATGAAGTACTCTCAGACTAG